The bacterium genome includes a window with the following:
- a CDS encoding FliM/FliN family flagellar motor switch protein: MNSLIMNQAPQGDAYLYRALYHLGSQMADAMRAFAQNEADEDDEEDGGGTGVELPAADWAVVSVETYPFATLQEKYGADAVWGILQFVDQPGGLFALIDHASAKSLIGLPANRRFTDEHLDTIDEVVRRLSLVFGEQWADILSDTENQHGTFPEMPDLSELQEIFMGLVTSTPIAAITFRTTVPSQPLGRVMFAIPQPYLVPYADSLKVAADYTHVQTGGEDMDSRLHHLGDVPTPVVAYLGATSMTVAELQSLEEEDVIVLDQTATDPLVVELGGGARILAKPGTSPDGLRKAVQIVRLGAD; the protein is encoded by the coding sequence TTGAATTCGCTAATCATGAACCAGGCCCCGCAAGGCGACGCCTACCTCTACCGGGCGCTGTACCACCTCGGCTCCCAGATGGCGGACGCCATGCGCGCCTTCGCCCAGAACGAAGCCGACGAGGACGACGAGGAGGATGGCGGCGGGACCGGCGTTGAGCTGCCCGCGGCCGACTGGGCCGTCGTCTCGGTCGAGACCTATCCTTTCGCCACCCTCCAGGAGAAGTACGGCGCCGACGCCGTCTGGGGGATCCTCCAGTTCGTGGATCAGCCGGGGGGCCTCTTCGCCCTGATCGACCACGCCTCGGCCAAGAGCCTGATCGGCCTACCGGCCAACCGCCGCTTCACCGACGAGCACCTGGACACCATCGACGAGGTGGTCCGCCGGCTCTCGCTGGTCTTTGGCGAGCAGTGGGCCGATATCCTGAGCGATACCGAGAACCAGCACGGCACCTTCCCCGAGATGCCCGACCTCTCCGAATTGCAAGAGATCTTCATGGGGCTGGTGACGAGCACCCCCATCGCGGCCATCACCTTCCGCACCACCGTCCCCTCCCAGCCGCTGGGGCGAGTCATGTTCGCCATCCCCCAGCCCTACCTGGTGCCCTACGCCGACAGCCTCAAGGTGGCCGCCGACTACACCCACGTCCAGACCGGCGGCGAGGACATGGACTCGCGCCTGCACCACCTGGGCGACGTCCCGACCCCGGTCGTCGCTTATCTGGGGGCCACCTCCATGACCGTCGCCGAGTTGCAGAGCCTCGAAGAGGAGGATGTGATCGTGCTCGACCAGACCGCCACCGATCCGCTGGTCGTCGAGCTGGGCGGCGGCGCCCGGATCCTCGCCAAGCCGGGCACCAGCCCGGACGGGCTGCGCAAGGCGGTCCAGATCGTCCGCCTGGGCGCGGACTGA
- a CDS encoding FliM/FliN family flagellar motor switch protein codes for MSARDRARLLRPQAIPLWLGLAPLVMLFLFAVQAKLGLPMLVVGALGALGFGVSVGYHFFCRASIPKVVIKPMGFWRGAIVALALLPLTLVNLYGAGSGHSLMLSPYGVTTIQRWISIAAKMLLGEPLGLNTAPLPPLPVSLTQGIFLDGALWGALGYGMVFAIAGFGFAALRQEAFDPRQDPFGGSGTWPFLRMMIGYYYGLSLGFWFGAGAIWLAKTVFSNPQNLPPTLQAVLTAIGVGTNPNLAFTNAVGLAGLLLVFSTLFLGKADFTAGFSDPRPEEKEPDMKIKIPELPKTPEPEFDFASIGHETDQIAQQFQSQLQDLARQLGFQDPVETAASLVAAPAEQVEDAPTEQEPPVTNIISARRPDFDVSFDSAMGQLSNVYVQVSAQLGSTELPLTDWLTMAEGSILELPRPKDNTITVCINGKPVGKGRAVMLEDHKAIKVLKLSSDATQHLGR; via the coding sequence ATGTCGGCCCGCGATCGCGCCCGCCTCCTGCGCCCCCAGGCGATCCCCCTGTGGTTGGGGCTCGCGCCGTTGGTCATGCTCTTCCTCTTCGCCGTCCAGGCCAAGCTGGGGCTGCCCATGCTGGTCGTGGGCGCTTTGGGCGCGCTCGGCTTCGGCGTCAGCGTGGGCTACCACTTCTTCTGCCGCGCGTCGATCCCCAAGGTGGTCATCAAGCCCATGGGCTTCTGGCGCGGGGCCATCGTCGCCCTCGCCCTCTTGCCCCTGACCCTCGTCAACCTCTACGGGGCGGGGTCGGGCCACTCCCTGATGCTCTCGCCCTACGGCGTGACGACCATCCAGCGCTGGATCTCGATCGCGGCCAAGATGCTGCTCGGCGAGCCACTCGGCCTCAACACCGCCCCCTTGCCGCCGCTGCCCGTGAGCCTCACCCAGGGGATCTTCCTGGACGGGGCGCTGTGGGGCGCGCTCGGCTACGGCATGGTCTTTGCGATCGCGGGCTTCGGCTTCGCCGCCCTGCGGCAGGAGGCCTTCGACCCGCGTCAGGACCCCTTCGGCGGCAGCGGCACCTGGCCCTTCCTGCGGATGATGATCGGCTACTACTACGGTCTGTCGCTGGGCTTCTGGTTCGGCGCGGGCGCCATCTGGCTCGCCAAGACGGTCTTCTCCAACCCGCAGAACCTGCCGCCGACCCTCCAGGCCGTCCTGACCGCCATCGGGGTGGGCACCAACCCCAACCTCGCCTTCACCAACGCGGTGGGCCTCGCAGGGCTCTTGCTCGTCTTCTCCACGCTCTTTCTCGGCAAGGCCGACTTCACGGCCGGCTTCTCGGACCCTCGGCCCGAGGAGAAAGAGCCCGACATGAAGATCAAGATCCCCGAGCTGCCCAAGACCCCCGAGCCCGAGTTCGACTTCGCCTCCATCGGCCACGAGACCGACCAGATCGCCCAGCAGTTCCAGAGCCAGCTCCAGGACCTGGCGCGCCAGCTGGGCTTCCAGGACCCGGTCGAGACGGCGGCCTCCTTGGTCGCCGCCCCCGCCGAGCAGGTCGAGGACGCTCCCACCGAGCAGGAGCCCCCGGTCACCAACATCATCTCGGCCCGGCGTCCGGACTTCGACGTCAGCTTCGACAGCGCCATGGGGCAGCTCTCCAACGTCTACGTGCAGGTCAGCGCCCAGCTGGGCAGCACCGAGCTGCCCCTGACCGACTGGCTCACCATGGCCGAGGGCTCCATCCTGGAGCTGCCGCGGCCCAAGGACAACACCATCACCGTCTGCATCAACGGCAAGCCCGTCGGCAAGGGCCGCGCCGTCATGCTCGAGGACCACAAGGCCATCAAGGTCCTCAAGCTGAGCAGCGACGCGACCCAGCATCTCGGGAGGTAA